A genomic window from Silene latifolia isolate original U9 population chromosome Y, ASM4854445v1, whole genome shotgun sequence includes:
- the LOC141629939 gene encoding F-box/FBD/LRR-repeat protein At5g22700-like — MEMGVKLSNHSVDRLSSLSDDVIIEIISFLPLQFAIVTGSLSRRWCGLWTKVTSINIKLPDFKNFPDFMSHITSPSIYRFFVKYAVEVDDSISLSLLDFWFRQACDRNVRELKLACPPRFKGCSYRKNILPSFVLQTHSLTSIELYFVYNLQLPDDGQINLPNLKRLRFTRYRVDLKLLGTLIEACPSLEDLSLIDFFFMWTPERDDIKVFNRNLRRLVIDTGCIEDRRFAVVINAPKLEQLVCHTVKSAIFSFEVKPSALCEVKIEFINHNVRLQSRDEKKVMSEFYQAISNVSSLTLDDYVLHKVSSTVFCNVTRCTLIMKKWYNIKTVASLLELCPLLDVLTLKFDWDRRITRERNLGKPNRKRTSRRVLKRLEIEAYCTTYRKPGKSFLKLVQYLLSGAIDLEHFYFRAVGPKFFTEEVRKRMESKLCKLICECPMASSGCKVQFEGMFHKYVSRSNQG, encoded by the coding sequence ATGGAGATGGGCGTCAAACTTAGTAATCATAGCGTAGATAGGCTGAGTTCCCTCTCCGACGACGTTATTATCGAAATCATCTCTTTCCTTCCTCTCCAATTTGCCATCGTTACGGGGTCATTATCCCGTCGATGGTGTGGTCTTTGGACTAAAGTAACCTCTATAAATATAAAACTCCCTGATTTCAAGAATTTTCCTGACTTCATGTCACATATTACCTCACCGTCAATCTACCGTTTCTTCGTCAAATATGCGGTTGAAGTTGACGACTCAATCTCGCTCTCTCTTTTGGATTTTTGGTTTCGACAAGCTTGTGACCGCAACGTCCGTGAACTCAAGTTAGCATGTCCTCCTCGTTTTAAGGGTTGCAGCTACCGTAAGAATATATTGCCAAGTTTTGTTTTACAAACGCATTCGCTGACGTCAATTGAGTTATACTTCGTATATAATTTGCAGTTGCCTGATGATGGACAAATCAATCTTCCTAATTTGAAGAGATTACGATTTACACGCTATCGTGTTGATTTGAAGTTGTTGGGAACGTTAATCGAGGCTTGTCCATCTCTCGAAGATTTGTCTTTAATAGATTTCTTCTTTATGTGGACACCGGAACGTGACGACATTAAGGTTTTCAATCGAAATTTACGACGGCTAGTTATCGACACAGGTTGTATCGAAGATAGACGTTTTGCAGTTGTGATTAATGCCCCAAAGTTAGAGCAGTTGGTTTGCCATACTGTAAAATCCGCCATCTTTAGTTTCGAAGTTAAACCTTCAGCGTTGTGTGAAGTAAAAATCGAATTCATCAACCACAACGTTAGACTACAAAGCCGGGATGAAAAGAAAGTAATGTCAGAGTTTTATCAGGCAATTAGTAATGTAAGTTCCCTCACACTTGATGATTATGTACTTCATAAGGTGTCGTCGACCGTGTTTTGCAACGTAACTCGATGTACACTAATTATGAAAAAATGGTATAACATCAAGACCGTGGCGTCATTATTAGAGTTGTGCCCTTTGTTAGATGTTCTGACCCTAAAATTCGATTGGGATAGACGTATCACGAGAGAGAGGAACCTCGGGAAGCCTAACCGTAAAAGAACCTCACGACGAGTACTCAAGAGACTAGAGATTGAAGCGTACTGTACGACTTATCGCAAGCCTGGAAAATCATTCTTAAAACTAGTACAATACTTGTTAAGTGGTGCCATAGATTTGGAGCACTTCTACTTTAGGGCAGTTGGTCCCAAATTTTTCACAGAGGAAGTTCGAAAAAGGATGGAATCGAAATTGTGCAAGCTAATATGCGAGTGTCCTATGGCATCAAGTGGGTGTAAGGTTCAATTTGAAGGGATGTTTCATAAATATGTTTCAAGATCGAATCAAGGTTGA
- the LOC141629940 gene encoding F-box/LRR-repeat protein At1g06630-like encodes MTIKRRKQSYDRLSILPVEILIEIISLLPLRLAIVTGSLSRQWRGLWTNVTSINIGSHELKYFPEFMTHITSPSIDRFVIESIDQGKNSIWPPLLDSLLRQACDRNVRELKLTSIFGLQLPDQINLPNLKRLLLNQFPFDFELLATLLKACPSLEDLLLEFLYCDGFQHDIMISNRNLRRLDIHTSIIWNIIVVLNTPKLEQLVTHTLKSVIFRFEQKPLSFYEAEINSGSNEHLSEDQNKAMSEFYGAISNVRFLKLDVFVLDNVSTVFGNVNRLALNMKLCHNIEIVLSLIELCPLLDVLTVDLWDISNEDTQTTLVNPGRIGGISRRVLNRIEIEGGWTYHKVAQSFLKLVRYLLSGEIDIDHFCLRVGCPKHFAQKSNLNLRRKEELNLCKLLCKYYMASTQFEVEFVGMFHKYVSNSRLKRLTSSR; translated from the coding sequence ATGACTATCAAACGTAGGAAACAAAGCTATGACAGGCTCAGCATTCTTCCTGTCGAAATTCTTATCGAAATTATCTCTTTGCTTCCTCTGCGATTAGCCATCGTTACGGGGTCTTTATCCCGTCAATGGCGTGGTCTTTGGACTAACGTGACCTCTATAAATATAGGCAGCCATGAATTAAAGTACTTTCCTGAGTTCATGACGCATATTACCTCACCGTCAATAGACCGTTTTGTTATCGAATCAATAGATCAAGGTAAAAACAGCATCTGGCCGCCTCTTTTGGATTCTTTGCTTCGGCAAGCTTGTGACCGCAATGTCCGTGAACTCAAGTTAACGTCGATATTTGGTTTGCAGTTGCCTGATCAAATCAATCTTCCAAATTTGAAAAGATTGTTGCTTAACCAATTTCCTTTCGATTTTGAGTTGCTGGCAACGCTATTGAAGGCTTGTCCATCTCTCGAGGATTTGCTTTTAGAATTCTTATATTGCGACGGATTTCAACATGATATTATGATTTCCAATCGAAATTTAAGACGGTTGGATATCCACACAAGTATTATATGGAATATCATAGTTGTGCTTAATACCCCAAAGTTGGAGCAGTTGGTTACGCATACTCTAAAATCCGTCATATTTCGCTTTGAACAGAAACCTCTTTCGTTCTATGAAGCAGAAATTAACAGCGGCAGCAATGAACATTTATCCGAGGATCAAAACAAGGCAATGTCGGAATTTTATGGGGCTATTAGTAATGTTAGGTTCCTCAAGCTTGACGTTTTTGTACTAGATAATGTGTCTACCGTCTTTGGCAACGTAAATCGACTTGCACTAAATATGAAATTGTGCCACAACATTGAGATCGTGCTGTCATTAATCGAGTTGTGTCCTTTATTAGACGTTCTTACCGTAGACTTGTGGGATATAAGTAACGAGGATACACAGACAACCCTCGTGAATCCTGGCCGTATAGGAGGAATCTCACGACGAGTACTCAATAGGATAGAGATCGAAGGTGGCTGGACATATCATAAGGTTGCACAATCATTCCTAAAGCTAGTACGGTACTTGTTAAGCGGCGAAATAGACATAGATCACTTTTGTTTAAGGGTGGGCTGTCCTAAACATTTCGCACAGAAAAGTAATTTAAATCTTAGACGAAAAGAGGAGTTGAATTTGTGCAAGCTACTATGCAAGTATTATATGGCATCAACGCAATTTGAGGTTGAATTTGTAGGGATGTTTCACAAATATGTTTCGAATAGTCGGTTGAAAAGGTTGACAAGCAGTAGATGA